Proteins found in one Larimichthys crocea isolate SSNF chromosome I, L_crocea_2.0, whole genome shotgun sequence genomic segment:
- the LOC109138900 gene encoding protocadherin alpha-8-like, translated as MGIEIQTRRRVWSWFAFHLALLSFLGNRALGEIRYTIPEEVTDGTIVGNVAKDLGLDITSLADRRLRVVSESKDTFFEVNQHSGALFVQRKIDREELCQGSGACLMELKVIVENPLEIHYVVVEITDVNDHRPIFPEKEQRFEIGEQTLPGRRFQLHTARDPDAGLNSIGTYTLTSNEHFEIDIRQSDEDKIPFLVLKKSLDREKKDKYILLVTAVDGGKPQRSGTLNVSVIVLDSNDNRPVFSQEIYQISIQENVPVGTSIFRMNATDPDEGSNGEIEYSLGKTLKKKVYDIFELDKLSGEIRLKGVVDYEENDVYKLDVEASDKGTPPLTGECRVIIKIIDVNDNPPEIEVTSLSNTVSEDSKPGTMISLISMRDKDSGVNGKIISSITSDVPFELKPSYKENIYSIVTKALLDREEVSHYEITIKATDCGEPPLSTIKTLNIQISDVNDNIPHFKQNPLQFYLVENNEAGKSIFSVSATDKDLNDNAAISYHIVRDGRQNDMTSFLNVNSDNGHISALKSFDFETLKTFQFQVVATDSGTPSLSSNVTVNVFILDQNDNAPVILYPVSSNGSAEGVEEIPRNVNAGHLVTKVRAYDADIGYNGWLLFSLQEVTDHSLFALDRYTGQIRTLRSFTETDEAEHKLVILVKDNGNVSLSATASVIVKVVEPKEAFAASDVKSATKVDEEDNVTFYLMISLGSVSVLFLVSIIVLIAMQCSKSTDYTSKYLQEPNYDGTLCHSIQYRSGDKRYMLVGPRMSIGSTIVPGSHANTLVLPDRRTSGEVRL; from the coding sequence ATGGGAATCGAAATACAAACTAGAAGAAGGGTCTGGTCCTGGTTTGCTTTTCATTTGGCTTTACTGTCATTTCTCGGAAATCGGGCTTTGGGAGAAATACGATACACAATTCCAGAGGAGGTGACAGATGGAACTATTGTTGGAAATGTTGCGAAGGATCTTGGCCTTGACATCACCTCCTTGGCTGACCGACGGTTACGTGTTGTATCGGAATCAAAGGACACATTTTTTGAGGTAAACCAACACAGTGGGGCTCTCTTTGTCCAGAGGAAAATCGACAGAGAGGAGCTTTGTCAGGGCAGCGGTGCTTGCCTGATGGAGCTAAAAGTCATAGTCGAAAATCCTTTAGAAATACACTACGTTGTTGTCGAGATTACTGATGTAAATGATCACCGTCCTATTTTTCCCGAAAAAGAGCAGAGATTTGAAATAGGTGAACAAACATTACCAGGAAGGCGATTTCAACTGCACACTGCTCGTGATCCCGATGCTGGACTTAACTCTATTGGTACATACACTTTGACgtcaaatgaacattttgagATAGATATTCGTCAAAGCGACGAGGACAAAATACCATTTTTAGTGTTGAAGAAGTCAttagacagagaaaaaaaggacaaatacaTCCTCCTAGTTACAGCAGTTGATGGAGGTAAACCCCAAAGATCAGGGACActaaatgtttctgttattgttcttGATAGTAACGATAATCGTCCAGTGTTCAGTCAGGAGATTTATCAAATTTCAATACAAGAAAATGTTCCAGTTGGTACTTCAATATTTAGAATGAATGCGACTGATCCTGATGAAGGCAGTAATGGGGAAATTGAATACAGCCTTGGAAAAACTCTGAAGAAGAAAGTCTATGACATTTTTGAATTAGACAAATTAAGTGGAGAGATTAGACTAAAAGGAGTTGTAGACTATGAAGAAAACGATGTTTATAAACTCGATGTTGAGGCATCAGATAAAGGTACACCTccactgacaggtgagtgtAGGGTCATTATAAAAATCATTGACGTAAACGACAACCCACCAGAAATAGAAGTCACATCACTGTCTAATACAGTGTCTGAAGACTCAAAACCTGGCACAATGATTTCACTCATAAGTATGAGGGATAAAGATTCAGGTGTAAATGGGAAAATAATATCAAGCATAACCTCAGACGTGCCATTTGAGTTAAAGCCCTCGTATAAGGAGAACATATATTCAATTGTCACAAAGGCTCTCTTGGATCGAGAGGAGGTGTCGCAttatgaaataacaataaaagcaaCTGATTGTGGTGAACCTCCATTATCTACTATTAAAACTCTAAATATTCAGATATCAGATGTAAATGACAACATtccacatttcaaacaaaatcCATTACAGTTCTATCTCGTAGAAAATAACGAAGCTGGAAAATCAATATTCTCTGTGAGTGCAACGGACAAAGATTTGAATGACAACGCAgctatttcatatcatattgtgAGAGACGGGCGTCAAAATGATATGACGTCTTTCCTAAATGTAAATTCTGATAACGGTCACATTTCCGCTCTGAaaagttttgactttgaaactCTGAAAACGTTCCAGTTCCAAGTTGTTGCCACAGATTCTGGAACTCCGTCACTAAGCAGCAACGTCACAGTGAACGTGTTCATTCTGGATCAGAACGACAACGCTCCAGTCATCCTGTATCCAGTCAGCTCGAACGGTTCTGctgaaggtgtggaggagatTCCCCGCAATGTGAACGCAGGACACTTGGTGACTAAAGTCAGAGCCTATGACGCTGATATAGGATATAACGGCTGgttactgttttcactgcaggaaGTTACTGACCACAGTCTCTTTGCTTTGGACCGCTATACAGGACAGATCAGAACACTTCGctcattcacagagacagacgaggcTGAGCATAAACTGGTCATACTGGTCAAAGACAATGGGAACGTCTCACTCTCAGCAACAGCTAGTGTGATTGTCAAAGTTGTGGAGCCCAAAGAGGCTTTTGCTGCTTCTGATGTTAAAAGTGCAACTAAAGTTGACGAGGAGGACAATGTGACCTTTTATCTGATGATATCTCTGGGATCAGTTTCAGTGCTTTTCCTCGTCAGTATCATCGTGCTGATTGCAATGCAGTGTTCAAAATCCACAGACTATACTTCTAAGTATCTACAAGAGCCTAATTATGACGGGACACTGTGTCACAGCATCCAGTACAGATCCGGAGACAAACGTTACATGTTAGTTGGACCCAGAATGAGTATAGGATCTACTATAGTTCCTGGCAGCCATGCGAATACTCTAGTGCTCCCTGACAGAAGGACATCTGGAGAGGTAAGACTTTAA